From Pseudochaenichthys georgianus chromosome 11, fPseGeo1.2, whole genome shotgun sequence, a single genomic window includes:
- the tnfa gene encoding tumor necrosis factor a (TNF superfamily, member 2) produces the protein MEGECKVMLEATVEPGSTSQSVKPWSKLTTALMVFTLCLASTAAAVLLFNRQAKGPGQDENTFDLRHALRQLPNEKAAIHLVGHHNSSRKNSIEWNDDGDQTHSQGGLKLKRNEIVIPRHGLYFVYSQASFHVNCLSSDAEEGLPQPLVHLSHTVQRWSDTFGKDDEDSYQTIMHSLRTACQMKPSSDLDEEGLWYSTVNVGAVFNLRKGDRLRTLTEEKTLPDLEDESGDTFFGMFQL, from the exons ATGGAAGGTGAATGCAAAGTAATGCTGGAAGCAACAGTGGAACCAGGATCCACGAGCCAATCGGTGAAGCCGTGGTCGAAGCTCACCACGGCCCTGATGGTGTTCACACTCTGCCTCGCTTCGACTGCCGCCGCCGTGCTGCTCTTCAACAGGCAGGCCAAG GGCCCGGGACAAGATGAAAACACTTTTG ATCTCCGCCATGCATTGAGGCAACTTCCAAACGAGAAAGCGGCCATTCATTTAGTCG GACATCACAACTCTTCCAGGAAGAACTCCATTGAATGGAACGACGATGGTGACCAGACCCACTCTCAAGGAGGTCTGAAACTCAAAAGaaatgaaattgtgattccTCGACATGGCCTCTACTTCGTATACAGCCAAGCGTCTTTCCACGTCAACTGCCTCAGCAGCGATGCTGAAGAAGGCCTCCCACAGCCCCTGGTCCACCTGAGTCACACCGTGCAGCGCTGGTCAGACACTTTTGGGAAAGACGACGAGGATTCCTACCAGACCATCATGCACTCTCTCCGCACCGCCTGCCAAATGAAACCCAGCAGTGATCTGGATGAGGAGGGGCTGTGGTACTCCACTGTGAACGTGGGGGCTGTGTTCAACCTCAGGAAAGGGGACCGACTTAGGACGTTGACGGAAGAGAAGACTTTGCCCGATCTGGAGGATGAAAGCGGGGACACTTTCTTCGGAATGTTTCAATTGTGA